Part of the Pagrus major chromosome 9, Pma_NU_1.0 genome, GAAAGGACATTAAGATACAACACCCACCACATCCACAGTCTGTTCAaccaaaagatacagaagtatcagCTGCCGCACCGCCAGACTACAGGCCAACTTCTCTCCTcaggtattaaaatgtattcagccATTCATATAAGTGtattatttgttatgttatataAAATGTACTACAACTATCGTTTTGTTATACAATCTTGGTTGTGTGCCCTTGAAACCTTGATGATGCTTTGCGGTGAAGATTGTCAGTTGTCATTTAGCAGCATTACATAAAACTTCCAAAGTGTGGAGTACTCTAGTTATACAGGAACATACATTATAATTAATGGGTGTTCTGTAGATGTTGAGCTCATTTATGCAGTGTTCAAAAGATACGGAAAATCAGAGCAATGCTAAACGGTCAGTGTTTAGTAACgaggctgcagctgcacacGACTTCCATGAAGGTACGAGGGCCCATTCAaggctgcttgcagctttaattagttCAGTCAATGGATTTGTGTCAATTGAGTGTGTACCATATCTGATTTGATGTTACAGGGATACAGGAGCTAGTAGTTTATTGTCAATGCCATACGGCCATTAATAGCCTATAATATGCCAAATAATCCTTCTTACGTTTTAAATTGGAGAATTCTGCTCTCCAagtgtaatttaaaatgtttgttttttaaaaaagtcactttGACACAGTTTTTCAACTATTAAGAAATTGGCTACTTAGCGAACAAGCTACAATAAAATCTGTTAACGGCAACAAGTCATCTGAACTGGCTGTAAATTGACGATCACTAGTGAGAAGTGACAATCCTGTttttatctgtctctgtgtgtaattaaGCATTGTTTCAAATATTATTAACAATTCTGAGTGGTACACCTGCATTTGAGTCACATAAGCTAGTCTGGACGTGACACCATGACTTCAGCTCTTTATAGAACATGCTGATGCCGACTCAGTAGGCCTATACTTCCATCTACGTACTTCAAGTACTTTGCTCTGGGATTGACTGTTAGCTAAGCATGTATACATGCAGTTTCCATTGATAATTGTGACAGACTTACCAGCTGGAATTTGTTGTACTTTTGAAGACAATGGGTGTTAAactttggacagaaaaaaaacatgaacagttgatcatttttaattagTAACTGATTTTattagcagctagctagctagctagctaacatttacTCTAAGTTGGTTGAAAACATTGTCTCTAGTTAAGTTTTGTTGTTAACTCATATGAAACCTTGCAAGGGTCCTGTACGCATGTGTGCATTGATATGGATTTAGACAAACGTTAGACAGCAAACCAGATATCATTGTAGTGGATTAAAGCAGAGTGGAAAAATTAGGTGAGGCTGACAGCGCAACAGTGTTCCAAAGTTAAGATACAAACAGCTTTTAATAGAATAATTGCATAgaataatataatgtaatatgttttaatccattctttttaaagaactggtcaaaaactgacgctgtGGGACTGTAGGACGGGttggctgccatcccaaagcatcagtttgtGACAAATTGAGATTGAGACTTAAAAAtcggtatttttttttacaaatacgACCTTTAAAAACTACGACGTCTCTACAGCAACATATTACCATGCCTATTCTTTTTCAGTTGAACGATTTAGTTACactatttgtttttcatgtagCGCCCCAAAGGTGTTGTCCCTCTGTCCTACTGCATACATTACTCCACGTTTCTTAGCATCCTGTTGTTTCTCATATGTTTCTGCATTTCCtcttttaaatgtgaaattCTGCAGTGCACGATAGGAGATGTGTATTAGACTAATAAGAGCAAAATGTAGACAGGCCACACAACAGGCCGCTCTTAAACATCTTTGTGAAACCAGAGTGAGGAGCTAGTTTATTGTCAAAGCCTTTATAGCATAAATAGCATACAGTGtaacaaataaatcattttccaagtgatgaaaattatacatttaatgGTTCAAGAGTTCTGCTCTCCAAGTGCCATAAAGGTctatattgttattttcatgcGCTGCTTTTACAGTAGATTGCATCATTCTGAAAATAAGAGGATTGATTGGCTGGTTTGATTTCTAAGCATGTGTGTCGATGTAGTCAgacaagatattaaaaagtgaggagagagagcagacactgTGAGGGACAGAGTTACCCTTCACAGGAACAACAAGTTTTCTAACCATGATGGATAATGTTTCtcaaataacaatgttttttctttcaggtttaaatgaaacaaataaccaCAGATTtactctcttctttctcactttACTGTGCTACTGTGTAATTTTGCTGGTAAATACTTCTGTTATTGTGACCATCATCATGGATAAAAACCTGCATGAACCAATGTATATTTTAGTATGTACTTTTTGCATGAATGGACTTTATGGGACAACAGGTGTCTACCCCAAGTTTCTCTGGGATCTGCTTTCTCCTGTTCATGTTATCTCTTATTCTGGATGTCTTGTTCAGGCTCAAGTAATTATCTCATTTGTCTGCAGTGATCTGTCTATTCTTTCTGTCATGGCATATGACAGATATGTGGCTATATGTCGACCACTGCAGTACCACTCTGTCATGTCAAAGCAAAGACTCATTACATTAGTCTGTTACTCTTGGCTTATGCCTTTTTTCATTGTAgccacaaatatgtttttaacatCTGGATTAAGGTTATGCAGCCCATATATCACcggatttttttgtgtgaattggACGATTGTTAAACTTGCTTGTTTCCCAGCTGAAACTGCTGTTAACAACATAGTTGCATACATTAtgataatcatttatttatttcatggtaTATTCATAGTACTATCCTACATgtatctcattaaaacatgtgaaaatTCTATAGAGAACAAGGCAAAATTCATGCAAACATGTGTGCCACATTTAATCTCCTTATTCACTTTCCTTGCAAGTCTGCtttttaatgtgattattttgCGATTTGGTTCAAAAGCTTTGCCTCAAACCTTTAAAAACTTTGTTGCAATTGAAATTCTTGTCACACCTCCCTTAATAAATCCATTAATTTATGGGTTCAAATTGACCAAAATTCGAAACAGAGTTCTGGGTGTTCTtactttaaaatttaaatgacTTTGAGGAAACTTAAAGTCCTATGTCTGATGGTCTTCCCTAAATTTGCACTGTTTAACCAGCTGTTTGCTGTGGCTGTTGGAGTTACATGTAATATTGTCAAGAGTTTTTGCACATTCAGCAAACATGAGCTTGTTAATCCTTGAAGAATGTATTTTTAgctgaaagtttaatttcatattaaattttcatttaatttgcaTTGATTTTAGGGAAGGGGAATTTAGATTTAGGGTGCTGAATCATATGGATCTTATCTTATTTGGTGACgctgtgaaaatgatgatgattagatgttgtgctctgttttagctttattttgaatattcacattattcacatttagCCATTGGGCTACTCAGTTGTATAGTGATTCCTGTTGTTGAACATCTCAGTtaattcatgcaaaaaaaaatttcatgacatttttaattGTCATTTATCATGCTGTACTGTGTGCAATGATGTGTCTACATGTATTTAAACTGCAGTACAAAAACAATCCTGCTCCTTTATTTCTAGAGACAAGACCTTTTCTCGAtcaagaaattattttttacagagaagtcttttgttttttttaaatcgccTTGACACAGTTTTCAACTATTAAGAAATGGTCTACTTAGTGAGCAAGCTACAATAAAAATCTGTCAACGGCAAAAGCAACAAGTCATCTGAACTGGCTGTAGACTGATGATCACTGTCGAGAAGTGACGATCCTGTTTTTATCTATCTCTGTGTGTAATTAAGCATTGTTTCAAATATTATTAACAATTCTGAGTGATAAACCTGCATTAGACTTACATAAGCTAGTCTGGACGTGACGCCATGACTATGAATATCCAGTCCTTTGCTCTCAGATTGACTGTTAGCTAAGCATGTATGCATGCAGTTTCCACTGATAATTGTGACAAACTTACCAGTTGGAATTTGTTGTACTTTTGAAGACAATGGGTGTTACACTttggacagaaaataaacatgagcAGTTGCTCATTATTAATCAGCAACTGATTTAattagcagctagctagctagctagctgacatACTCTGAGTTGGTAGAAAACATTGTCACTAGTTGAGTTTTTGATGTTGACTCATATGAAACCTTGCAAGGGTCTTGTATGCATGTATTCATTGATATGGATTCAAGCAGAAGGCAAGCAAACCGCATGTCATTTTAGTGGATAAGAGCAGATTGGTAAAATTAGGTGAGGCCGGCAGTGTCAACGGGCAACATTTATGGTGGACAGCCTTGCCATCCaaagttaaaatataaaaagctaTTAATAGAATAATTACATGAAATAATATTATATACTATGTTTTAATCCATTCTTTTTAAaggacctatttgtaagaaaagttgatttttgagtcttgtGTTGCAATTTCAGGAATACTCCCCCTGGTGGTACATTTGAGTCATGTAGGCTGTAGATTTTGTACTTCTGATCCTCAGAAGTAGAAAttagacaggaagtgacatttAGTTGTTTATCAGTTCAAAGTTGGTCACATTGCATTCATGAAGCCTAGACAATCTACTGCCACCATTTGTGTACCTTCTTTTAGACGGAACCATCCGTGAGTTTTACAATTTAGGAGTGTGTTTTGTTCATATCAAGTGATTATTTGAATGAGTTATATCAACTATTTTGCAAAGTATGCAAGCAAAGTTTTAGTTAATGGTAGCACGCATGTTGAATATATAGCACCTAATTACAGCTAATATTTACCTTTTGTacttattcttttttaaaagatgatagATTATTGTGCTTAACATGGTTAAATAGGAAAGAAAAATTCTGCTTTAAGAAACGTATCCTAAGCTTATCTGTACTTACCCTCTCATTTACCTGTATGTTGTaattgtaggagatacactaataataaatgtaatttattaatcactggcgattaataaaacactcgttaatggggcaccacctccgttgttttgtctatttgaataatccggaggtaattaatcaaattcgactggacaaggttaacttgtatcaattctaatcaatttcagatcaatttattcaatctcataaatgaagtagtgaattctacacatatccatcggttctccacattaaaaacaaacctgcacagacaacgacatacggttaaatatgtttattgactaaataattcaggttaaataaaagaaatggcaatttaaatgaataacaacaggtaacaggaaataatgaataactaagtaatgggttataagtgaatatgggctgatggtgagatcatgagttaggttgaagcatttaaatattacgggagtaaCTTTAgatactaacgagaccctaaccgaatttctcttaaactacaagatcagaaccagagccatatacaccatctcatgtatcatgtgtgaatccagctgttgtgagtgatggagagcctactttcttagcagagttgcggagtccgcggcagcggattccctcgggtgatttgcggctctagctggcagtcccggtccaatggccgagggtcagctcgtccagtatcagtcggttgggcacctcggtccgctgtcttaggaagagggccgctggtcccgtaccgatccggtgcagatcttggctcaatgcccagcgggatggtaccgctagcgagcgctgggggcttgtcaaagagtctttcgttggaaaccgcttgcacggtctcggacacagcagttgctgtagtgtcgtgatgatgattgtgataaggatgttcttcgtttcttcgagtggttctcaggctctgactttgtaaactaaatttaacttcttgaataaaataactgaggatgatacgttgatcaggcggatcttccgttgttagttaatgcaaggtaatctaaattaagttcacttcttcaaaagcaggttacgatacttaactgtataaaacaaattaaaacagaactttgttctggtacaaacttaataaaagaagctaatcaatactgcgaaaaatataaaagtgagaaaaatcaacgcgtgagcacttctgctgagatcgctgtcttggagcgtgtttcaaagtaaagagcttcaaaaataagttacaaaagaaaactttaaaacaaaagaaaacttaaactaaagaaaactgaaaactaaaactgaactttaaactctaaaaaaaacttaaaaacaaaactgaactcgagagacgtgatctctctgttttattatttgcaaatcgaggcgtgtctggGCGGGGCTTActggcttttgtctccaagatttaaacgtcACAAAACCGTacttcacctttcacagaatctcaccatggcttaatagatgtactttgtctatcatgaaaaggattatgacgtgattaaaatcACGTATACAtatttcagcttaatacttgttaaaacaaagacatatcagagtcatttactggttataaccatgaacatattaaacagaatatttctcgtccaactgtaccaggactcaccatcaggaggtgctgtggttccaccgaacacaggacagattaaacattaaaacctgatctcagtcaatcttaatcgtagagaaacgggaaaaagatcagttttatgaacttctttcactgtttcttaatgtgttagaattaagaatgtgagatactgacttaatggttaattagaaatggtctgaaatctggaagaatacagaggccatttgaatggaatgtcccacagatagtgagaccagatgtgtcgtaaataacagaagacagagtaataGCATAGAacaacacgtcagaaggtgtctggtgtccactctggagagtgtgtttgtgaatcagaagtcagagagacaaagagaggcaTCAGACGTGCTACTTtattaacacagtctctgatgaccagatagctccggtccctcctgatgtggagagaataGGTGACTCCATGCTTactcagactgacctgtaaaggaagaatttatctgtttggaggggagagaaagttcattcacagtttaggttgtaaattaattaaaactggcctcatttgaagtctttatggtccaggaaaacactgtcctctctgccaggagataagatggcagcctgtagcctgtaaatcgtcttcatccataTGAAAggagttaacaagaacaacagggcctcaatgtaatgcagaggcgatggacatgtgttcctacataATAATATCTGAAAAGGAAGAATATGGTGTTACGTATCAACGTACATTTTTTACTTGTTACTTACCTGCTTACCTGTACATGACCTTATACCTTGTGTCATattacttttgtgttttcagttttttcactTTGCCATATAAAAGCCAGCCAAATACAACACTCGACTGTTCCCTGAAGGAAATAGTATGATTAAAGTCTCATTCCCTTCTCGTCAAAACTGACGTGTGGGTTTGCAGGACAGGTCAGTTTTTGACGAATTCAGAGTGACActtaagatcttttttttttaaatactacCTTTAAAAGATACAACGTCACCACAGCAACATATTACcatgcctgttttattttgcagttgaGCGATTTTGTTGGACTGTTTTTCTGTGGCCATCCAGAAGGTGTTGTCCTTCTGTCCTACTGCGTATATTACTCCATTTTGCTTAGCATCCTGTTGGTCCTAGcgtgtttctgtatttcctcttttaaatttgaaattctGCAGTGTATGATAGGAGACATGTATTAGACTAATAACAGCAAAATTTAGACTGGCAACACAACAGGCCGctcttaaaacacatttgtgaaATTGGAAATTGGAGCGAGGAGCTAGTTTACTGTCAATTCCTTTATAGCATAAATAGCCTACAGTGTGCCgaataaatcattttccaagttatgaaaattatacatttgaacattgttggagaATTCTGCTCCACAAGTGCCATAAAGTTctatattgttattttcatgcGCTGCATTTACAGTAGATTGCATCATCCTGAAAATAAGGGGATTAATCGGCTGGTTTGATTtctaagcgtgtgtgtgtcgatGTAGTCAGACAAGATATTTaaaagtgaggagagagagcagacactgTGAGGGACAGAGTTACCCTTCACAGGAACACTAAGTTTTCTAACCATGATGGATAATGTTTCtcaaataacaatgttttttctttcaggtttaaatgaaacaaataaccacagatttactctcttttttctcactttactgtgttactgtgtgattttgctggtaaatatttctgttattgtgACTATCATCATGGATAAAAACCTGCATGAACCAATGTATATTTTAGTATGTACTTTATGCATGAATGCACTTTATGGGACGACAGGTTTCTACCCCAAGTTTCTCTGGGATCTGCTTTCTCCTGTTCATGTTATCTCTTATTCTGGATGCCTTGTTCAGGCTCAAATAATTGCCTCATTTGCCTGCGCTGATCTGTCTATTCTTTCAGTCATGGCATATGACAGATATGTGGCTATGTGTCGACCACTGGAGTACCACTCTGTCATGTCAAGGCAAAGACTCATTGCATTTGTCTATTTCTCTTGGCTAAcacctttttttattgtagCTGCAAATATGTTTCTAACATCTAGATTAAAGTTATGCAGCCCATATATCTCCAGATTGTTTTGTGTGAATTGGACGATTGTTAAACTTGCTTGTTTCCCAGCTGAAACTGTTGTTAACAGTATAGGGACGTACATAACAATG contains:
- the LOC141002893 gene encoding olfactory receptor 4B13-like, with the protein product MMDNVSQITMFFLSGLNETNNHRFTLFFLTLLCYCVILLVNISVIVTIIMDKNLHEPMYILVCTLCMNALYGTTGFYPKFLWDLLSPVHVISYSGCLVQAQIIASFACADLSILSVMAYDRYVAMCRPLEYHSVMSRQRLIAFVYFSWLTPFFIVAANMFLTSRLKLCSPYISRLFCVNWTIVKLACFPAETVVNSIGTYITMIIYLFHGLFIVLSYMYLIKTCADSIENRAKFMQTCVPHLTSLLIFLVSILFDVMIIRFGSKDFPQTFKNFGAIEILVIPPLMNPLIYGLKLTKIRNRILVVLTLKTK
- the LOC141001948 gene encoding olfactory receptor 4B13-like; its protein translation is MDNVSQITMFFLSGLNETNNHRFTLFFLTLLCYCVILLVNTSVIVTIIMDKNLHEPMYILVCTFCMNGLYGTTGVYPKFLWDLLSPVHVISYSGCLVQAQVIISFVCSDLSILSVMAYDRYVAICRPLQYHSVMSKQRLITLVCYSWLMPFFIVATNMFLTSGLRLCSPYITGFFCVNWTIVKLACFPAETAVNNIVAYIMIIIYLFHGIFIVLSYMYLIKTCENSIENKAKFMQTCVPHLISLFTFLASLLFNVIILRFGSKALPQTFKNFVAIEILVTPPLINPLIYGFKLTKIRNRVLGVLTLKFK